In Nymphaea colorata isolate Beijing-Zhang1983 chromosome 3, ASM883128v2, whole genome shotgun sequence, a genomic segment contains:
- the LOC116249828 gene encoding protein GLUTAMINE DUMPER 5-like — protein sequence MRPDSSFNATSLSGQQQHSPWHSPVPYLFGGLAAMLGLIAFALLILACSYWKLSGYFENGEGSQGGEVGEEGEKPLEIKVCSGLEDQKIVVIMAGDQKPSFIATPMSSKGSSINLTKGVVDSCDQAGEKKQIDDHNQSHEHLQVHDNQNQVHHQGQNQEEEQHQSQRQNQGDENQ from the coding sequence ATGAGGCCAGACAGCTCTTTCAATGCAACATCACTCTCAGGCCAGCAGCAGCACTCTCCCTGGCACTCACCCGTTCCTTACCTCTTCGGTGGCCTCGCTGCCATGCTGGGTCTCATTGCCTTCGCCCTTCTCATCCTTGCCTGCTCCTACTGGAAGCTCTCTGGCTACTTTGAGAATGGCGAGGGCAGCCAGGGCGGTGAAGTCGGCGAGGAAGGTGAGAAGCCATTGGAGATCAAGGTCTGCAGTGGCTTGGAGGACCAGAAGATCGTGGTCATCATGGCTGGTGATCAGAAGCCAAGCTTTATAGCGACACCAATGTCTAGCAAAGGCTCTTCCATTAACCTGACCAAGGGGGTGGTCGACAGCTGCGATCAAGCTGGGGAGAAGAAGCAGATTGATGATCACAACCAGAGCCATGAGCATCTCCAGGTGCACGACAACCAAAACCAGGTGCATCACCAGGGCCAGAACCAGGAAGAGGAACAACACCAGAGCCAGAGACAGAACCAGGGTGATGAAAACCAGTGA
- the LOC116251333 gene encoding D-3-phosphoglycerate dehydrogenase 1, chloroplastic-like, giving the protein MAAISAPSVPASSSVNGRTSDAPSARISSSISFRPRPSPSPSSFLGRPLNLKAPPSPVIRRVSPRDFAIRAIGSKPTILVAEKLGEAGLELLRSFANVDCSYNLTPEELCAKISLCDALIVRSGTKVTREVFEAARGRLKVVGRAGVGIDNVDLQAATESGCLVVNAPTANTVAAAEHGIALMAAMARNIAQADASMKAGKWQRNKFVGVSLVGKTLAIMGFGKVGSEVARRAKGLGMHVIAHDPYAPSDRARAIGVELVGFDEAISTADFISLHMPLTPSTSKMFNDQSFERMKNGVRIINVARGGVIDEDALVRALDSGKVAQAALDVFTKEPPAQDSKLVQHEKVTVTPHLGASTIEAQEGVAIEIAEAVVGALKGELAATAVNAPMVPAEVLSELAPYVILAEKLGRLAVQLVAGGSGVKAVKVVYTSARDPDDLDTRLLRAMITKGIIEPISSTFVNLVNADFTAKQRGLRISEERIVHDGSPEVPLESIQVQIAHVESRFQSAISDSGEVRVEGKVKDGIPHLTLVGSFSVDVSLEGNLILCRQVDQPGMIGKVGSILGDENVNVSFMSVGRIAPRKHAIMAIGVDEEPEKSTLKKIGDIPAIEEFVFLQL; this is encoded by the exons ATGGCCGCTATCTCTGCACCTTCTGTTCCTGCGTCCTCCTCCGTCAATGGACGGACCTCCGACGCTCCTTCCGCTCGGATCTCCTCTTCTATCTCCTTCCGTCCCAGGCCATCcccctctccttcctccttcctcggACGTCCCCTGAACTTGAAGGCCCCGCCCTCGCCCGTCATTAGGCGCGTCTCCCCCCGGGACTTCGCGATCCGGGCTATCGGATCCAAGCCGACGATCCTCGTCGCGGAGAAGCTCGGAGAGGCCGGGCTCGAGCTCCTGCGGAGCTTTGCGAATGTCGACTGCTCGTACAACCTCACTCCAGAGGAGCTCTGCGCCAAGATCTCGCTCTGTGACGCCCTAATCGTCAGGAGCGGAACGAAAGTGACGCGGGAGGTGTTCGAGGCTGCGCGGGGCCGGCTGAAGGTCGTCGGCAGGGCCGGGGTCGGGATCGACAATGTGGATCTGCAAGCGGCGACGGAGAGCGGGTGCCTTGTGGTGAACGCTCCGACGGCGAATActgttgctgctgctgagcaCGGGATCGCTCTCATGGCGGCGATGGCGAGAAATATCGCTCAAGCCGATGCTTCCATGAAAGCCG GGAAATGGCAAAGAAACAAGTTTGTTGGTGTTTCCCTTGTTGGGAAAACATTAGCCATTATGGGATTTGGCAAAGTTGGAAGTGAGGTGGCAAGACGTGCAAAGGGCCTTGGGATGCATGTAATTGCACATGATCCGTATGCTCCATCTGACAGAGCGCGTGCAATTGGTGTTGAACTTGTCGgctttgatgaagcaatatcaaCCGCAGATTTCATCTCGCTACACATGCCATTAACCCCTTCTACTTCAAAAATGTTCAATGATCAATcctttgaaagaatgaaaaatggtGTGCGCATTATTAATGTTGCAAGGGGTGGTGTGATTGATGAAGATGCACTTGTTAGGGCACTTGACAGTGGCAAAGTTGCTCAG GCAGCACTGGATGTATTTACAAAAGAGCCACCTGCTCAGGATAGCAAGCTAGTGCAGCATGAGAAAGTTACAGTAACACCTCACCTTGGGGCCAGCACAATTGAAGCTCAG GAGGGTGTTGCCATTGAAATTGCAGAGGCTGTTGTTGGAGCACTGAAGGGTGAACTTGCTGCCACTGCTGTGAATGCTCCTATGGTTCCTGCTGAG GTCTTGTCAGAGCTGGCACCTTACGTCATTCTGGCAGAGAAGCTTGGCCGCCTGGCTGTGCAATTGGTAGCAGGAGGAAGTGGTGTAAAAGCGGTCAAGGTTGTATATACATCGGCCAGAGATCCTGATGATCTAGACACGAGGCTACTCCGAGCAATGATCACAAAGGGCATCATAGAACCCATCTCAAGCACCTTTGTCAACCTGGTCAATGCTGATTTCACAGCCAAACAAAGGGGCCTAAGGATTAGCGaggaaaggattgttcatgatGGCTCGCCAGAGGTCCCCCTTGAATCAATTCAGGTGCAGATTGCCCATGTGGAGTCCCGATTTCAGAGTGCCATCTCTGATTCTGGTGAGGTGAGAGTTGAAGGCAAGGTGAAAGATGGGATCCCTCACCTGACACTTGTAGGATCGTTTAGTGTGGACGTCAGCCTTGAAGGAAACCTGATCCTGTGCAGGCAGGTCGACCAGCCTGGTATGATTGGTAAAGTTGGTAGCATTCTGGGTGATGAGAATGTCAATGTTAGTTTTATGAGCGTGGGAAGGATAGCACCTAGGAAGCATGCCATCATGGCCATTGGTGTGGATGAGGAACCTGAAAAGTCTACTCTGAAGAAGATCGGTGACATACCAGCCATTGAAGAGTTTGTGTTCCTCCAGCTATAG
- the LOC116250164 gene encoding ADP-ribosylation factor 1, which produces MGLVFSRLFSSLFGNREARILVLGLDNAGKTTILYRLQMGEVVSTIPTIGFNVETVQYNNIKFQVWDLGGQTSIRPYWRCYFPNTQAIIYVVDSSDTDRLVIAKDEFHAILEEEELKGAVVLIYANKQDLPGALDDAAITEALELHKIKNRQWSIFKTSAIKGEGLFEGLDWLSNTLKAGGG; this is translated from the exons ATGGGTCTCGTCTTCTCCAGGCTCTTCTCTTCACTCTTTGGGAACAGGGAAGCCAGGATCCTTGTGTTGGGTCTCGACAATGCCGGAAAGACGACGATCCTTT ATCGTCTGCAGATGGGAGAAGTCGTGTCTACGATTCCAA CTATTGGATTCAACGTGGAGACAGTGCAGTACAACAACATTAAGTTCCAAGTCTGGGATCTCG GTGGACAGACAAGCATCAG GCCATATTGGAGATGTTATTTTCCAAACACTCAGGCAATTATATATGTAGTCGACTCGAGTGACACAGACAGGCTAGTAATAGCGAAAGACGAATTTCATGCCATTTTAGAG GAAGAAGAGCTAAAAGGCGCCGTTGTTCTGATTTATGCTAACAAGCAG GAtcttcccggtgcacttgatgATGCTGCTATTACTGAAGCACTTGAACTCCACAAGATAAAAAATAGACAATGGTCTATCTTTAAAACATCTGCTATTAAAGGAGAAGGCCTCTTTGAGGGCTTGGACTG GTTGAGTAATACACTTAAAGCCGGTGGTGGTTAA